A region from the Salifodinibacter halophilus genome encodes:
- the sbcB gene encoding exodeoxyribonuclease I gives MGGNGAALTYFWHDYETFGANPKRDKPAQFAGVRTDADFNVIGEPLVRYCQPPSDMLGDPNATLVTGITPQYAERHGVAEPEFIAEIVAEMSVPGTCSVGYNSIAFDDEVTRHTLWRNFFDPYAREWQQGCSRWDIIDMVRLAYALRPDGIEWPTRDDGAPSFKLEDLAAANGLAQDNAHDALSDVHATIALAQLIRDKQSKLFEFVSSHRDKQSARKLLDMDTYKPALHVSAKFGAINGCLSPVMPIAQHPSNRNCVIVFDLRTDPEPLLSLDVETIRDRIFTPSEDLPEDAPRVALKGVHLNKCPVLAPFEMLRDTEAERLNIDVSLCRRRWKMIHDRLADIQAKAASVFDRGAGFGAAEDAELALYDGFVTNPDRERATQVRQTPVEQLADDALAFDDWRLNALLFRYRARNYPQTLTSEEAHTWRTWCANQLQYAPAGGLTMDQYEETVAALMESVQGQPKQLQRLLDLKAWGDAHRRLID, from the coding sequence ATGGGTGGCAATGGCGCGGCCCTGACCTATTTCTGGCACGACTACGAGACTTTCGGCGCGAACCCGAAGCGCGACAAACCCGCGCAGTTTGCCGGTGTGCGCACCGACGCCGATTTCAACGTCATCGGCGAACCGCTGGTGCGCTACTGCCAACCACCGTCGGATATGTTGGGCGACCCCAATGCGACACTGGTTACGGGCATCACGCCGCAGTATGCCGAACGCCACGGCGTAGCCGAGCCCGAATTCATCGCCGAAATCGTGGCCGAAATGAGCGTGCCGGGCACCTGTAGCGTGGGCTATAACAGCATCGCGTTCGACGATGAAGTCACCCGGCACACACTCTGGCGTAACTTTTTCGATCCGTACGCCCGCGAGTGGCAGCAGGGGTGCTCGCGGTGGGACATCATCGACATGGTGCGGCTTGCCTACGCACTGCGTCCTGACGGCATCGAGTGGCCGACGCGCGACGACGGTGCCCCCAGTTTCAAGCTTGAAGACCTGGCGGCCGCCAACGGCCTGGCTCAGGACAACGCCCACGATGCGTTGTCCGATGTCCATGCCACTATCGCACTGGCGCAGTTAATCCGCGACAAGCAATCAAAGCTGTTCGAGTTCGTGAGCAGCCACCGCGACAAGCAGAGCGCGCGCAAGCTGCTGGATATGGACACGTACAAACCGGCGCTGCATGTCTCGGCCAAGTTCGGTGCGATCAACGGGTGCCTGTCGCCCGTGATGCCGATCGCTCAACATCCGAGTAACCGCAATTGCGTCATCGTGTTCGACCTGCGCACCGATCCTGAGCCATTGTTATCGCTGGATGTCGAGACGATTCGCGACAGGATATTCACGCCAAGCGAAGACCTGCCCGAGGACGCGCCCAGAGTGGCCCTGAAAGGGGTGCATTTGAATAAATGTCCGGTGTTGGCGCCGTTCGAGATGTTGCGGGACACCGAAGCCGAACGGCTGAATATCGACGTGTCATTGTGTCGACGTCGCTGGAAGATGATCCACGACCGGTTGGCGGACATCCAGGCCAAGGCTGCGTCCGTTTTCGATCGCGGCGCCGGGTTCGGCGCTGCAGAAGACGCCGAACTAGCGCTTTACGATGGCTTTGTCACGAATCCCGATCGTGAACGGGCCACACAGGTGCGACAAACGCCGGTCGAGCAACTGGCCGACGACGCGCTGGCCTTCGACGACTGGCGACTCAACGCGTTGCTGTTTCGCTACCGTGCTCGAAACTACCCGCAAACGCTGACGTCGGAAGAAGCGCATACCTGGCGCACTTGGTGTGCCAACCAGTTGCAGTATGCACCGGCCGGCGGCCTGACCATGGATCAGTACGAAGAAACAGTCGCGGCGTTGATGGAAAGTGTCCAAGGGCAACCGAAGCAGCTCCAGCGCCTACTCGATTTGAAAGCCTGGGGGGACGCCCACCGTCGTCTGATCGACTGA
- a CDS encoding ABC transporter ATP-binding protein, whose product MLSVNGLVKDFGGLRAIDHCDLSVADGTITGLIGPNGAGKSTLFDLITGFIAPDTGRVHFRGEDITNFPPYRMFRHGLARTFQTPREQASMTALENLMLVPAEQCGERIWNNWLTPGRVARDEVRHRDQALEVLEFMDLVHMADQPAGQLSGGQKKLLELARTLMADPKLVLLDEPAAGVNRSLMQRLAETIETLARDRGITFLLIEHDIDLVMRLCNPVIVMSEGHHLMEGEPTTVRNDPRVLEAYLGGQYGAAGG is encoded by the coding sequence TTGCTGTCGGTCAATGGGTTGGTCAAGGACTTCGGCGGACTACGCGCGATCGACCACTGCGATCTGTCGGTCGCCGACGGTACGATCACCGGCCTCATCGGCCCCAACGGCGCGGGCAAAAGCACGCTTTTCGACCTGATAACCGGTTTCATCGCCCCGGATACGGGGCGTGTCCATTTTCGTGGCGAAGACATTACCAACTTCCCGCCCTACCGCATGTTCCGGCACGGACTTGCGCGCACCTTCCAGACGCCACGCGAGCAGGCGAGCATGACCGCGCTGGAAAATCTCATGCTGGTGCCGGCCGAACAGTGCGGCGAACGTATCTGGAATAACTGGCTGACACCGGGGCGTGTCGCGCGCGACGAAGTGCGCCATCGCGACCAGGCACTCGAGGTGCTCGAGTTCATGGATCTTGTGCACATGGCCGACCAACCGGCCGGGCAGTTATCCGGTGGGCAGAAAAAACTACTAGAGCTCGCGCGCACGTTGATGGCCGATCCAAAACTGGTATTACTCGACGAGCCCGCGGCCGGGGTCAATCGAAGCCTGATGCAGCGGCTCGCCGAAACGATCGAAACACTCGCGCGCGATCGCGGGATCACGTTTTTGCTCATCGAGCACGATATTGATTTGGTCATGCGACTGTGTAATCCAGTCATCGTGATGAGCGAAGGCCACCATCTGATGGAAGGCGAGCCGACGACGGTGCGCAACGACCCACGTGTTCTCGAAGCTTATCTGGGAGGCCAGTATGGCGCTGCTGGCGGTTGA
- a CDS encoding ABC transporter ATP-binding protein → MALLAVDSITCGYGDMEVLSDVSAVVEAGEIVSIIGPNGAGKSTLMKAVFGLIEPWQGSIDLDGAELIGCKPYDIVTRGMCYVPQVSNVFTDLSAEENLELGAYVASGSDLDVRKQRVFELFPRLAERRRQPAGKMSGGERQMVAIGSALMLNPSLLLLDEPSAGLSPKMVETIFERIVRINEDGIAVMMVEQNAKESLRMAHRGYVMAAGENRAEGTGDALLNDTEVARLYLGG, encoded by the coding sequence ATGGCGCTGCTGGCGGTTGATTCGATCACCTGTGGCTACGGCGACATGGAAGTTTTAAGCGACGTTTCTGCTGTGGTGGAAGCGGGCGAAATCGTGTCGATCATCGGGCCGAACGGCGCCGGCAAGTCGACGCTTATGAAAGCGGTTTTCGGCCTGATCGAACCCTGGCAGGGCTCGATTGATCTGGATGGCGCCGAGCTGATTGGCTGCAAGCCGTACGATATCGTCACTCGCGGCATGTGCTACGTGCCCCAGGTCTCCAATGTGTTTACCGACTTAAGCGCCGAGGAAAATCTCGAGTTGGGTGCGTATGTGGCTTCCGGCAGCGATCTGGACGTCCGCAAGCAGCGGGTGTTTGAACTGTTTCCGCGCCTGGCTGAACGTCGGCGCCAGCCGGCCGGCAAGATGTCGGGCGGCGAGCGTCAGATGGTGGCCATAGGCAGCGCGCTGATGTTGAATCCGAGTCTGCTGTTGCTCGACGAGCCCTCGGCCGGCCTGTCGCCCAAGATGGTCGAGACCATTTTCGAGCGGATCGTGCGGATTAACGAGGACGGCATCGCAGTCATGATGGTCGAGCAAAACGCCAAGGAGTCGTTGCGGATGGCGCACCGAGGCTATGTGATGGCTGCGGGTGAGAACCGGGCCGAGGGCACCGGCGACGCGCTTCTCAACGACACCGAAGTCGCGCGGCTGTATCTAGGAGGCTGA
- a CDS encoding branched-chain amino acid ABC transporter permease — protein sequence MAEDPSYTSSDDAADGPYAEHAAGEQRIGERIRAALASRTAIAIAIAVVVIALVTLAQIQGTGWQRLLSLTIWGITFGSIIALGAIGLTLIYGVVKFPNFSHGGLVTLGAYVAYTVVTVWPGQSAALRPLSFGWDLVVGLFVAMPVVGLVALVLDRLVYRRLRRQQASLVLFAMASLAMAFLLRSVLYITWGSDFHFYYSGRANPAMALPFNIRIQADQLFTLGLAITLVVALYLMLERTRLGKAMRATANNPELAQIRGINTEKIIGWTWLLSGALAAAGGVIYGLASQVRPEMGFYLLIPIFAAVIMGGIGNPRGALAGALIVGVTQQVSSAFISPAYGPAIAFLLMIIVLLLRPQGLFGH from the coding sequence ATGGCCGAGGATCCGTCGTATACGAGCAGCGATGATGCGGCAGACGGCCCGTATGCCGAGCACGCCGCCGGCGAACAGCGTATCGGTGAGCGTATCCGCGCGGCGCTTGCAAGCCGCACCGCGATCGCCATCGCTATCGCGGTGGTCGTGATTGCGCTGGTGACTCTGGCGCAGATTCAGGGCACGGGGTGGCAACGATTGCTGTCGCTGACCATCTGGGGCATTACCTTTGGCAGTATCATCGCGCTCGGTGCGATCGGGCTGACGCTGATTTATGGGGTGGTCAAATTCCCCAATTTCTCGCACGGGGGCCTGGTTACACTCGGCGCTTATGTCGCCTATACGGTGGTGACCGTATGGCCGGGCCAGTCGGCGGCTTTGCGGCCCCTGTCGTTTGGTTGGGACCTGGTCGTCGGCTTGTTCGTGGCCATGCCGGTGGTGGGGCTTGTAGCGCTTGTGCTGGATCGGCTGGTCTACCGCCGCTTGCGGCGGCAGCAAGCCTCGTTGGTGCTTTTTGCCATGGCGTCGCTAGCGATGGCCTTCCTGCTGCGCAGCGTGCTTTATATCACCTGGGGTTCAGATTTCCATTTTTACTACTCAGGCCGTGCTAACCCGGCCATGGCGCTGCCCTTCAACATCCGTATTCAGGCCGATCAACTATTCACGCTGGGCCTCGCGATCACGCTGGTCGTGGCCCTTTATCTGATGCTTGAGCGCACGCGCCTTGGCAAGGCGATGCGGGCCACCGCCAACAACCCTGAACTCGCCCAGATTCGCGGGATCAATACCGAAAAAATCATCGGCTGGACGTGGCTGCTAAGCGGTGCCTTGGCAGCCGCAGGCGGCGTGATCTATGGTCTGGCCTCCCAGGTGCGGCCGGAAATGGGTTTTTATCTCCTCATCCCGATATTCGCGGCCGTGATCATGGGTGGGATCGGCAATCCGCGCGGGGCTTTGGCTGGTGCCCTGATTGTCGGTGTCACCCAGCAGGTGTCGAGCGCGTTCATCAGCCCGGCTTACGGTCCAGCGATTGCTTTTTTATTGATGATTATCGTGCTCCTGCTGCGTCCGCAGGGACTTTTCGGGCATTAG
- a CDS encoding branched-chain amino acid ABC transporter permease produces MTDDAVIKAALLAIPLWIGASAVIRTRWTIRLPAGLIAAIVIALLAVTVLDRGTLSYLVSFACMGGIYALLALGLNVQWGYAAHLNFGIAGLFAVGAFTTALFTTAAPTGLMANYTQQVFGLEAPFLVGMAAAGLVGGIVAFVIAVPVLRLRMDFLAIATLGVAEIIRRIFQNERWLANGPQPLRGIPQPLHCVTENPACGWLPDWAGDALKPLTPGDYNYLYVIIITLVLMVTYLLLEHAVRSPWGRVLRGTRDEEDAATMSGKNVTAVRIQSFVVGGVIMGVAGSLYAHFLVTIDYSHFRPLFATFLVWVMLMLGGSGNNRGAILGAFIIWGVWSGTAFLTDAIEPALNVISSDLASRAAYLRWLLVALVLTGIVLFRPQGILAEETIVSRHLLDRRRRKQGQHRVHERAT; encoded by the coding sequence ATGACCGACGACGCTGTGATCAAGGCTGCGCTGCTGGCCATACCACTGTGGATCGGCGCCAGCGCCGTGATCCGCACACGCTGGACGATTCGTTTGCCTGCGGGGTTGATCGCCGCGATCGTTATCGCCTTGCTGGCGGTGACGGTGCTTGACCGCGGCACGCTCAGCTATCTGGTGTCGTTCGCCTGTATGGGGGGCATCTATGCGTTGCTCGCGCTCGGATTGAACGTACAGTGGGGCTATGCGGCCCATCTGAACTTTGGCATTGCCGGGCTCTTTGCGGTCGGCGCATTTACGACGGCGCTTTTTACAACGGCCGCCCCGACCGGCCTGATGGCCAATTACACCCAACAGGTCTTCGGTCTCGAAGCGCCGTTTCTGGTTGGGATGGCAGCCGCTGGCCTCGTCGGCGGCATTGTGGCTTTTGTGATCGCAGTGCCGGTGTTGCGGTTGCGCATGGATTTTCTAGCCATCGCGACACTGGGCGTTGCCGAAATCATCCGACGTATCTTTCAAAATGAGCGTTGGCTCGCCAACGGCCCACAGCCACTGCGCGGTATTCCGCAGCCACTGCATTGCGTCACCGAAAACCCGGCTTGTGGTTGGTTGCCGGACTGGGCCGGCGATGCGCTGAAGCCGCTGACGCCCGGCGATTACAACTATCTGTACGTCATCATCATCACGCTCGTGTTGATGGTCACCTACCTGTTACTCGAGCATGCGGTTCGCTCTCCTTGGGGCCGGGTCCTGCGTGGCACGCGGGACGAAGAAGACGCCGCCACCATGAGCGGCAAGAACGTGACGGCCGTGCGCATCCAGTCGTTTGTCGTTGGCGGCGTGATCATGGGGGTCGCGGGTTCGCTCTACGCCCATTTTTTGGTGACCATCGATTACAGCCACTTTCGCCCCCTATTCGCGACGTTTCTGGTTTGGGTGATGCTCATGCTCGGCGGTAGTGGCAACAATCGCGGCGCAATCCTCGGCGCGTTCATTATCTGGGGTGTATGGAGCGGTACGGCCTTTCTAACCGATGCGATAGAGCCGGCGTTGAATGTAATCAGTTCGGATTTGGCGTCACGCGCTGCGTATCTGCGTTGGTTGTTGGTCGCATTGGTGCTGACCGGCATCGTGCTGTTCCGGCCACAGGGCATCCTGGCCGAGGAGACGATCGTGTCACGGCATTTGCTGGACCGGCGTCGTCGCAAGCAAGGCCAGCATCGCGTACACGAGCGCGCGACCTAG